A window of the Rubrobacter aplysinae genome harbors these coding sequences:
- a CDS encoding Gmad2 immunoglobulin-like domain-containing protein, with protein MLHRGGDGGRVTRGSGKTGETPSALAPRSPLVLAATILLLGLLLALATGCGSTRGDSAQTRDQSGAGSSAGESGQQETVQGTTSEGSEQEAESTVGTVASEPAEATGDAAATPSSPSSSEAAAGEATTGSYEAPGVSATESTGEASTAPARTRDGQAASGDGPQAIANPGEFVASPEDSGGGGYMADGILGVRFGDHEGYERVVVDLGSGGEPTSGVPNWRLSSPTGDGRLKITFPSVQSTAVSDGSLEDSGAELLKSFYVVRGPEGGMFVDFFAERAFYYRVIELADPSRIAIDFKPAGSDLDIPLPVREGNTVLTQPRPGTGVTSPMTVSGYSRNPEASNTIVLQGPDGNTLTRQTVLSNDWTATWGYFETSLDFQPFAGEGLLKVGTQSARDGSFKGVELPVESAR; from the coding sequence ATGCTTCATCGCGGCGGAGACGGCGGCAGAGTAACGCGAGGGTCTGGAAAGACAGGGGAGACGCCCTCGGCTCTAGCCCCGCGCTCCCCGCTCGTCCTAGCGGCCACGATACTTCTTCTCGGACTCCTGCTCGCGCTCGCCACGGGCTGCGGCTCGACGCGGGGCGACTCCGCACAGACCAGAGACCAGAGCGGCGCGGGCTCCTCTGCAGGCGAGTCCGGACAACAGGAGACCGTACAGGGCACCACCTCAGAGGGCTCGGAACAGGAGGCGGAGTCGACCGTCGGTACCGTGGCCTCGGAGCCTGCCGAGGCCACCGGGGATGCTGCCGCCACGCCTTCCTCACCATCCTCCTCCGAGGCCGCTGCGGGAGAGGCGACCACCGGCTCTTATGAGGCTCCCGGCGTCTCCGCCACCGAAAGCACCGGAGAGGCGTCTACCGCCCCGGCCCGGACCCGGGACGGTCAGGCTGCGTCTGGCGACGGACCCCAGGCCATAGCCAATCCCGGTGAGTTCGTCGCGAGTCCGGAGGACAGCGGAGGCGGCGGCTACATGGCCGACGGTATCCTCGGCGTGCGCTTCGGCGATCACGAAGGCTACGAGAGAGTCGTGGTGGATCTTGGCTCCGGCGGGGAGCCCACCAGCGGAGTCCCGAACTGGAGGCTCTCCAGCCCCACCGGAGACGGGCGGCTGAAGATAACCTTCCCTTCCGTGCAGAGCACCGCCGTCTCCGACGGCTCGCTGGAGGATTCCGGCGCCGAGCTACTAAAGAGCTTCTACGTCGTGCGCGGCCCCGAGGGCGGCATGTTCGTGGACTTCTTCGCCGAGCGGGCCTTCTACTACCGGGTAATAGAGTTGGCCGATCCCTCCCGCATAGCGATAGACTTCAAGCCCGCTGGGTCCGACCTCGACATCCCCCTGCCGGTGCGGGAAGGCAACACGGTGCTCACCCAGCCGCGGCCCGGCACCGGTGTCACCAGCCCCATGACCGTCAGCGGCTACTCGCGCAACCCGGAAGCCTCCAACACCATCGTGCTCCAGGGACCGGACGGCAATACGCTTACCCGGCAGACCGTGCTCTCCAACGACTGGACTGCGACCTGGGGCTACTTCGAGACCAGCCTGGATTTCCAGCCCTTCGCCGGAGAGGGCCTGTTGAAGGTCGGCACCCAGAGCGCCCGCGACGGCAGCTTCAAGGGTGTGGAGCTACCGGTGGAGAGCGCCCGGTAG
- a CDS encoding GNAT family N-acetyltransferase: MEVGDGVAVRRMDEVDLRRILDLRSVVRWSADPDAFGLLRGMRDARWAVAEAGEESIVGMVGAVPLGELGILCHLAVHDAYRRAGIGERLARWAITYLRSRGAGLIRLDSTSEAERLYRGLGFSGGVRRTVYRLGEVTGSGGETGAGGYRVHPLTIEDLPEVYGLDHWSFGGDRSGIILAAIRLHPGRGLLLRDGSGRIKGYLVQSVSEGVTRLGPFLAESEEAGRALLSAALGAVHEAGGGPVEIISTASSVHSVHSVHSVHSVHSVHSGSPEHALLSGFGFEGSPDRLRMELGSRPEARGLIQYGTTPYLAT; encoded by the coding sequence GTGGAGGTGGGGGACGGGGTCGCCGTGCGCCGGATGGACGAGGTTGACCTCCGGCGCATCCTGGACCTCAGGAGCGTGGTGCGCTGGTCCGCGGACCCGGACGCCTTCGGGCTTCTGCGCGGCATGCGGGACGCCCGGTGGGCGGTCGCGGAGGCCGGAGAGGAGAGCATAGTCGGCATGGTGGGGGCGGTGCCGCTCGGGGAGCTCGGAATTCTGTGCCACCTGGCGGTTCACGACGCGTACCGGCGGGCCGGTATCGGGGAGCGGCTCGCCCGGTGGGCGATAACTTACTTGCGCTCACGGGGGGCCGGGCTGATACGGCTGGATTCGACGAGCGAGGCGGAGAGACTGTACCGGGGCTTGGGCTTTTCGGGTGGTGTCCGCCGCACGGTGTACCGGCTGGGAGAGGTTACGGGGAGCGGGGGGGAGACCGGGGCCGGCGGGTACAGGGTCCACCCCCTGACCATAGAGGACCTGCCGGAGGTGTACGGGCTTGACCACTGGTCCTTCGGCGGCGACCGCTCGGGTATCATACTCGCCGCGATCCGGCTCCACCCCGGACGCGGGCTGCTCCTCCGGGACGGGTCGGGCAGGATCAAGGGCTACCTGGTGCAGAGCGTCTCGGAGGGCGTGACGAGGCTGGGGCCGTTTCTGGCCGAGAGCGAAGAGGCGGGCCGGGCCCTGCTGTCGGCGGCGCTCGGGGCCGTCCACGAGGCCGGCGGCGGCCCCGTCGAGATCATATCCACGGCATCCTCCGTACACTCCGTACACTCCGTACACTCCGTACACTCCGTACACTCCGTACACTCCGGCTCGCCGGAGCACGCTCTGCTCTCCGGTTTCGGGTTCGAGGGGTCGCCGGATCGGCTCAGGATGGAGCTCGGCTCCCGACCCGAAGCCCGGGGGCTCATCCAGTACGGCACCACGCCCTACCTGGCGACCTAG